The Salvelinus fontinalis isolate EN_2023a chromosome 9, ASM2944872v1, whole genome shotgun sequence genome has a window encoding:
- the LOC129862620 gene encoding carbonic anhydrase 5B, mitochondrial-like isoform X3, with protein sequence MQDNARPHVAGVCQQFLQEEGIDAMDWPARSPDLNPIEHIWDIMSCSIHQRHIAPQTVQELADALVQVWEEIPQETIRHLIRSMPRRCREVIQLHMVHWNSNKYSRFEEAVMEENGLAVIGVFLKIGKRHEGLQKLVDALPAVRHKDSVVEFTRFDPACLLPANIDDYWTYAGSLTTPPLTEAVTWIIMKQHIEVSHDQLAVFRSLLFTSAEEEVQKSMVNNFRVQQPLSGRTVRSSFTPFLQQEPPVKGPHTGH encoded by the exons atgcaagacaatgctagacctcatgtggctggagtgtgtcagcagttcctgcaagaggaaggcattgatgctatggactggcccgcccgttctccagacctgaatccaattgagcacatctgggacatcatgtcttgctccatccaccaacgccacattgcaccacagactgtccaggagttggcggatgctttagtccaggtctgggaggagatccctcaggagaccatccgccacctcatcaggagcatgcccaggcgttgtagggaggtcatacag CTCCACATGGTCCACTGGAACTCTAATAAGTACAGCCGGTTTGAGGAAGCTGTGATGGAGGAGAATGGACTGGCTGTTATCGGGGTCTTCCTCAAG ATAGGGAAGAGACACGAGGGACTGCAGAAACTAGTGGATgctctacctgctgtcagacacAAG GACAGTGTTGTTGAGTTCACTAGGTTTGACCCAGCCTGCCTACTGCCTGCTAACATTGACGATTACTGGACGTATGCAGGGTCACTTACCACTCCTCCTCTGACTGAGGCAGTGACCTGGATTATCATGAAGCAGCACATCGAAGTCAGCCATGACCAG CTGGCAGTGTTCCGGAGCCTTCTCTTCACCTCAGCAGAGGAGGAGGTGCAGAAGAGCATGGTCAACAACTTCCGCGTGCAGCAGCCCCTGAGTGGCCGCACTGTGCGGTCCTCGTTCACCCCCTTCCTGCAGCAGGAGCCACCTGTAAAAGGTCCACACACAGGCCACTGA